Proteins encoded together in one bacterium window:
- a CDS encoding GNAT family N-acetyltransferase — MSILNLNKQNIPEITEVLCEAFHNYPVMKYVIGQRKDYDKRLRKLVTFFVSARALRNEPLLGIYNSENKLVAAAAVTLAGEIPSPPELFKLRDELWREIGSEEKSRYEKYGSVASGLLPKEPHHHLNMIGVRNAYQGKGLARQLINKVEELVSAHPTSTGLSLNTEVEVNVNFYLHLGFELLGKAIVDEGIITWGFFKKKI, encoded by the coding sequence ATGAGTATTTTAAATCTTAATAAACAAAACATCCCCGAAATCACCGAAGTTCTCTGCGAAGCTTTCCACAATTACCCAGTAATGAAATATGTTATTGGACAAAGAAAAGATTACGATAAACGTCTTCGCAAACTGGTAACATTTTTTGTTTCTGCTAGAGCATTAAGAAATGAACCATTGTTAGGGATATATAACTCAGAAAATAAACTCGTTGCAGCAGCGGCAGTAACTTTAGCGGGAGAAATTCCTTCACCACCAGAATTGTTCAAGCTGCGTGATGAACTATGGAGAGAAATTGGCTCAGAAGAAAAATCACGCTATGAAAAGTATGGCAGTGTTGCATCCGGTCTGCTTCCAAAAGAACCGCATCATCATTTAAATATGATTGGAGTGAGAAACGCTTACCAGGGAAAAGGATTGGCTCGTCAACTAATTAATAAAGTTGAGGAGTTAGTCTCGGCACATCCGACCAGTACCGGCTTAAGTCTGAATACAGAAGTTGAAGTAAATGTAAATTTTTATCTTCATCTTGGTTTTGAACTGCTTGGAAAAGCAATAGTGGATGAGGGTATAATCACGTGGGGATTTTTTAAGAAGAAAATATAG
- a CDS encoding DUF4085 family protein → MKYFTREWCNGRLNDEQYQKVKNSYRNYINRIYSKLPATIKKLLRQNGLHDSLFKSVLIDQRKNYLHIKFLSGDLQMGYFEFEIVYIGINLSNKIIDDLFRIFRNEKTEFLYDEIRMIEKNKFEHSMIFYPKGEVELTCKQITCGIVKKIKNREIKQRKFQVIV, encoded by the coding sequence ATGAAATATTTTACTAGAGAATGGTGTAATGGAAGGCTAAATGACGAACAATATCAGAAAGTTAAAAATTCTTATAGAAACTATATAAATAGAATCTATTCAAAACTTCCAGCGACGATAAAAAAACTACTCAGGCAAAACGGTTTACATGATTCGCTGTTCAAATCAGTCCTGATAGACCAAAGAAAGAATTATCTGCATATTAAATTTCTATCCGGCGATTTACAAATGGGGTATTTTGAGTTTGAAATTGTCTATATAGGAATAAATTTATCGAATAAAATAATAGATGATCTTTTTAGAATATTTCGGAATGAGAAAACAGAGTTTCTGTATGACGAAATAAGAATGATCGAAAAAAATAAGTTTGAGCACAGTATGATTTTTTATCCAAAAGGTGAGGTTGAACTTACCTGTAAGCAAATTACTTGTGGAATTGTTAAAAAAATTAAAAATAGAGAGATAAAACAGAGAAAGTTTCAAGTAATAGTTTAA